In Terriglobia bacterium, the DNA window CTGCCATTGTCGTTCAAGAATATTGGTCCCTGCGTTCGTTCGGATAAGGAGGCTCTTTGAATGTCTATTGCAACCAGTGAAATCGGTTCCAGCGTCAAAATCGGTCCAACCAGACTGCTGATCAATGGGAATTGGGTCGACAGTGCATCCGGCCGCACATTTCCGACCATCAACCCGGCGACGGGCGACATCATCACGCAGGTCGCCGAATCGGATGCTCCCGACGTCGACAAGGCTGTCAAGGCGGCGCGGAGTGCGTTCGATACCGGCGCGTGGCGGAAAATGAGCGGCTCGGAGCGCGGCAGGCTCCTGAACAAACTCGCCGATCTCATCGAGCGTCACGCCGATGAACTCGCCCAGCTCGAGTCCCTCGACAAC includes these proteins:
- a CDS encoding aldehyde dehydrogenase family protein, translated to MSIATSEIGSSVKIGPTRLLINGNWVDSASGRTFPTINPATGDIITQVAESDAPDVDKAVKAARSAFDTGAWRKMSGSERGRLLNKLADLIERHADELAQLESLDNGKPFHVAKVADLPLTIACYRYYAGWADKIHGKTIPINGPYFSYTKHEPVGVVGQIIPWNFPLL